The genomic DNA ATACTTGGTGACGTTTCCATCCGGGTGATGCACCAGCCCCACGACATTAACCCGGTATCCATCGCCCCAGGCGGGCATGGGGGGAACCTTCCCTTCATAGGGTTCGTAGGGGAGATACTTCTCTAAGGGAATCCCCAGATCCTGGGGTTTAATCCGATTTGTGATTTTGATCTGATCCCGGGCCGGAACCGTCAACTTTTCCCGCATGTGGGCCACGGTTTCGTCGGCCAGCAAAATCACGGGTACGCGCCATTCCTCTGCGTAGTTAAAGGCCTGGATGGTAAAATCAAACATCTCCTGTACCGACGACGGCGCCAGGGCAATGAGGGCTCCGCCGCCATGGTGGCCCCACCTGGCCTGCATTACATCTTCCTGGGAAGAAGTAATATATCCCTGTCCCGGCCCCGGCCGCTGGACATTGACGATGAGAAATGGGGTCTCGGACATGATGGCAAAGGAGACCGCCTCCATCATGAGCGAAAAACCCGGCCCGGAAGTAGCCGTCATGGCCTTGACCCCGGCCCAGGATGCCCCGATGAGGGAGCAAGCCGATGAAATTTCATCTTCCATCTGGATGAACCGGCCCCCCACCTGGGGCAACCGTTCAGCAGCTTTTTCCATAATTTCAGAGGCGGGGGTGATGGGATAACCGGCGTAATACCGGCAGCCGGCGAAGATCGCCCCCTCCACGCACGCATCACTCCCGAATAGATAATAGTCTCCCGGGGGGAGGGGCCCGCGCAGGACCTTTTTCGCCTCCTCTTCGGTAAGAAGGGGCTCAAAGGCCGTATGATCATTAACGGACATATTCGATC from Deltaproteobacteria bacterium includes the following:
- a CDS encoding 2-oxoacid:acceptor oxidoreductase subunit alpha — protein: MSVNDHTAFEPLLTEEEAKKVLRGPLPPGDYYLFGSDACVEGAIFAGCRYYAGYPITPASEIMEKAAERLPQVGGRFIQMEDEISSACSLIGASWAGVKAMTATSGPGFSLMMEAVSFAIMSETPFLIVNVQRPGPGQGYITSSQEDVMQARWGHHGGGALIALAPSSVQEMFDFTIQAFNYAEEWRVPVILLADETVAHMREKLTVPARDQIKITNRIKPQDLGIPLEKYLPYEPYEGKVPPMPAWGDGYRVNVVGLVHHPDGNVTKYTPEMHLACVSRIYQKIEDHADEIAQVEGFFLKGCRNLVVAYGTTTRSALEAAQELRGKGMTDLGFLRLKTLWPFPDNKIRSMVGQLENVFFPEMNLGYMIHPLREALRDRAKNFIPIPCLGQLHSPDLII